A stretch of the Bradyrhizobium arachidis genome encodes the following:
- the chrA gene encoding chromate efflux transporter — MDTRIIETKGADVGHGISFHEAFRVWLRVALLSFGGPAGQIAVMHRILVEEKNWISEGRFLHALNYCMLLPGPEAQQLATYIGWLMHRTAGGLMAGGLFILPGIIAIMGLSYIYAIFGNVSFVEALFFGLKAAVLAIVVEAVVRVGKRALKNNIMIGLAALAFVAIFFFNVPFPIIIIAAGIIGYVGAKSGRSEFAPPAHGHGSNTAAIDSMLGEAVPDHIRPNTARAIRVGLVWLALWLVPVIALLLAFGEANVFSQIALFFSKMAMVTFGGAYAVLAYVAQQAVEHYHWLSAREMLDGLGMAETTPGPLIMVLQFVGFMAAFRDPSGLSPLLAGTLGGLLATWVTFTPCFLWIFVGAPYVELLRGNKGLAGALGAITAAVVGVILNLSIWFALHTLFRETYPVNAFPLSFDMPVLRSIDVPALVLSIAAATAIFRFKLGMLTVLAGSCAAGVVLRLMGVI; from the coding sequence GGAGCTGATGTCGGTCACGGCATCAGCTTCCACGAAGCCTTCCGCGTCTGGCTTCGCGTCGCCCTGCTGTCATTCGGCGGCCCGGCCGGCCAGATCGCGGTGATGCACCGCATCCTGGTCGAGGAGAAGAACTGGATTTCGGAAGGGCGTTTCCTGCACGCGCTCAATTATTGCATGCTGCTGCCGGGCCCCGAGGCGCAGCAGCTTGCGACCTATATCGGCTGGCTGATGCACCGCACCGCCGGCGGGCTGATGGCGGGCGGGCTGTTCATCCTGCCCGGCATCATCGCCATCATGGGCCTCAGCTACATCTATGCCATCTTCGGCAATGTCAGTTTTGTCGAGGCGCTGTTCTTCGGGCTCAAGGCTGCCGTGCTCGCCATCGTCGTCGAGGCCGTGGTGCGCGTCGGCAAGCGCGCGCTCAAGAACAACATCATGATCGGGCTTGCAGCGCTCGCCTTCGTTGCGATCTTCTTCTTCAACGTCCCCTTTCCGATCATCATCATCGCCGCCGGCATCATCGGCTATGTCGGCGCGAAGAGCGGTCGGAGCGAATTTGCGCCCCCCGCCCACGGCCATGGAAGCAACACCGCCGCGATCGACAGTATGCTCGGCGAAGCCGTGCCCGATCACATCCGGCCGAACACGGCGCGCGCGATCCGCGTAGGCCTCGTCTGGCTTGCGCTGTGGCTCGTGCCGGTCATCGCGCTGCTGCTCGCTTTCGGAGAGGCGAACGTGTTCAGCCAGATCGCACTGTTCTTCTCCAAGATGGCGATGGTGACTTTTGGCGGGGCCTATGCGGTGCTGGCCTACGTCGCCCAGCAGGCGGTCGAGCATTATCACTGGCTCAGCGCGCGGGAGATGCTCGACGGCCTCGGCATGGCCGAGACGACGCCGGGCCCGCTGATCATGGTGCTGCAATTCGTGGGCTTCATGGCCGCCTTCCGCGATCCCAGCGGCCTGTCGCCGCTGCTCGCCGGCACGCTCGGCGGCCTGCTCGCGACCTGGGTCACCTTCACGCCCTGCTTCCTCTGGATCTTCGTCGGCGCGCCTTATGTCGAGCTCCTGCGCGGCAACAAGGGCCTCGCCGGCGCGCTCGGTGCAATCACGGCCGCAGTGGTCGGCGTGATCCTCAATCTCTCGATCTGGTTCGCCCTGCACACGCTGTTCCGCGAAACCTATCCGGTGAACGCCTTCCCCCTGTCCTTCGACATGCCGGTCCTGCGCAGCATCGACGTCCCGGCGCTGGTGCTGTCGATCGCGGCCGCGACCGCGATCTTCCGCTTCAAGCTCGGCATGCTCACCGTGCTCGCGGGCTCCTGCGCGGCGGGCGTTGTGCTGCGGCTGATGGGGGTAATCTAG
- a CDS encoding outer membrane protein: MTACVGVVLALALPGTGSAADLAVKAPILKAAAPVPFTWTGCYVGGHVGGVVSDDRTTGVLGNSVSFSSAGFVGGGQIGCDYQFTSSWVVGVEGRAAWTSLSNSHAGIVRNLVTGAVLPSQFTMSNDMLASATVRLGYAVAERWLVFVRGGAAWTREKIDDAFTPPAGPVDPSATTTATGWTAGTGVDWAFAPHWSAVFEYDYYDFGNRSVLLSNGAGSNVNIFSLKDRIHAVTAGVNYHF; this comes from the coding sequence GTGACGGCTTGTGTGGGCGTGGTTTTGGCTTTGGCTCTTCCTGGCACTGGATCGGCGGCCGACCTCGCGGTGAAGGCCCCGATCCTGAAGGCGGCAGCCCCCGTCCCGTTCACCTGGACCGGATGCTACGTCGGCGGCCATGTCGGCGGTGTCGTCAGCGACGACCGCACCACCGGCGTGCTCGGAAACTCGGTCAGCTTCAGCTCAGCGGGCTTCGTCGGCGGCGGCCAGATCGGCTGCGACTATCAATTCACATCGAGCTGGGTCGTCGGTGTCGAGGGCCGGGCGGCCTGGACCAGCCTCAGCAACAGTCATGCGGGAATCGTCAGAAACCTCGTGACCGGCGCGGTTCTCCCGTCGCAGTTCACGATGAGCAACGACATGCTGGCCTCAGCGACCGTACGGCTCGGCTATGCCGTCGCCGAGCGCTGGCTGGTCTTCGTCAGAGGCGGTGCCGCCTGGACGCGCGAGAAGATCGACGACGCCTTCACGCCGCCGGCGGGCCCCGTCGATCCCAGCGCGACGACAACCGCAACCGGCTGGACCGCCGGCACCGGCGTCGACTGGGCCTTTGCGCCGCACTGGTCGGCGGTTTTCGAGTACGACTACTACGATTTCGGCAATCGCAGCGTCCTGCTGAGCAATGGCGCCGGCAGCAACGTGAACATCTTCAGCTTGAAGGATCGTATTCACGCCGTCACCGCCGGCGTGAACTACCACTTCTGA
- a CDS encoding dodecin family protein: MSESVYKVIELVGTSSDSWEKAAANAVEQAGKSLRDLRVAEVIKLDMQLDAKGKVEAFRAKLSVSFKFEGT; this comes from the coding sequence ATGTCCGAGAGCGTCTACAAGGTCATCGAACTGGTCGGCACCAGCAGCGATTCCTGGGAGAAGGCCGCCGCCAATGCGGTCGAGCAGGCCGGAAAGTCTCTTCGGGACCTCCGCGTTGCCGAGGTTATCAAACTCGACATGCAACTGGACGCCAAGGGCAAAGTGGAGGCCTTCCGCGCCAAGCTGAGCGTCTCGTTCAAATTCGAGGGCACCTGA
- the parC gene encoding DNA topoisomerase IV subunit A — translation MGKRLIPPEKPAEIHEVPLRDALEERYLAYALSTIMHRALPDARDGLKPVHRRILYGMRLLRLDPGTGFKKSAKIVGDVMGSFHPHGDQAIYDAMVRLAQDFSSRYPLVDGQGNFGNIDGDNPAAYRYTEARMTDVARLLLEGIDEDGVEFRPNYDGQSKEPVVLPGGFPNLLANGAQGIAVGMATSIPPHNAAELCDAALHLIEKPDAKSKSLLKWVKGPDFPTGGIVVDSKQAIAEAYTTGRGSFRVRSRWEQEEGARGTWVVVVTEIPWLVQKSRIVEKIAELLDQKKLPLVGEVRDESAEDVRLVIEPKSKNVDPALMMESLFRLTELESKIPLNLNVLLKGRIPKVVGLAECLREWLDHLRDVLIRRSNFRKGQIEHRLEVLGGHLVAYLNLDKVIKIIRTEDEPKPALIKAFKLTEIQAEAILNMRLRNLRRLEEMEIRNEDRDLRKELKGIEGLLASEAEQWKKVGEQVGKVRDMFGPKTPLGKRRTTFADAPEHDLAAIEEAFVEREPVTVVVSDKGWIRTMKGHVEDLSGLAFKQDDKLGFAFFAETTSKLLLFATNGKFYTLDVAKLPGGRGHGEPIRLFIDMEQEAAPVALFVNKGGRKFLVASHEGQGFLVNEDDCVGTTKKGKQVLNVEMPNEARAITEVLGDTIAVIGDNRKMLIFPLDQVPEMARGRGVRLQKYKDGGLSDVAVFDAKAGLAWKDSAGREFSATMKELAEWQGTRADAGRLPPKGFPKSNKFGRVIE, via the coding sequence ATGGGAAAACGACTGATTCCGCCGGAGAAGCCGGCTGAAATTCACGAGGTGCCGCTGCGGGACGCGCTCGAGGAGCGCTATCTCGCCTATGCGCTCTCCACCATCATGCACCGCGCGCTGCCGGATGCGCGCGACGGTCTGAAGCCGGTGCACCGGCGCATCCTCTATGGCATGCGCCTGCTCAGGCTCGATCCGGGCACTGGCTTCAAGAAATCCGCAAAGATCGTCGGCGACGTGATGGGCTCGTTCCATCCGCATGGCGACCAGGCGATCTACGACGCCATGGTGCGTCTCGCGCAGGATTTCTCCTCGCGCTATCCGCTCGTCGACGGCCAGGGCAATTTTGGCAATATCGACGGCGATAACCCCGCCGCCTATCGCTACACCGAAGCGCGCATGACCGACGTCGCGCGGCTTCTGCTCGAGGGCATCGACGAGGACGGCGTCGAGTTTCGTCCCAACTATGACGGCCAGTCCAAGGAGCCGGTGGTCCTTCCCGGCGGCTTCCCGAATCTGCTCGCCAACGGCGCGCAGGGCATCGCGGTCGGCATGGCGACCTCGATCCCGCCGCACAACGCCGCCGAGCTCTGCGACGCGGCGCTGCATCTGATCGAGAAGCCCGACGCAAAGTCCAAGTCGCTGCTGAAATGGGTCAAGGGCCCGGACTTCCCGACCGGCGGCATCGTCGTCGATTCCAAGCAGGCGATTGCGGAGGCCTACACCACCGGCCGCGGGTCGTTCCGTGTTCGCTCCCGATGGGAACAGGAGGAGGGCGCGCGCGGCACGTGGGTCGTCGTCGTCACGGAGATTCCGTGGTTGGTGCAGAAGTCGCGGATCGTCGAGAAGATTGCCGAGCTGCTCGACCAGAAGAAGCTGCCGCTGGTCGGCGAGGTCCGCGATGAATCGGCCGAGGACGTTCGGCTCGTCATCGAGCCGAAGTCGAAGAACGTCGATCCTGCCTTGATGATGGAATCGCTGTTCCGGCTCACCGAGCTCGAAAGCAAGATTCCGCTGAACCTCAACGTGCTGCTCAAGGGCCGCATTCCCAAGGTGGTGGGGCTCGCGGAGTGCCTGCGGGAATGGCTCGACCATCTCCGCGACGTGCTGATCCGCCGCTCCAACTTCCGCAAGGGCCAGATCGAGCACCGGCTGGAGGTCCTTGGCGGCCATCTGGTCGCCTATCTGAACCTCGACAAGGTGATCAAGATCATCCGCACCGAGGACGAGCCGAAGCCGGCGCTGATCAAGGCGTTCAAGCTCACCGAGATCCAGGCGGAAGCCATCCTCAACATGCGCCTGCGCAATCTGCGCAGGCTCGAGGAAATGGAGATCCGCAATGAAGACAGGGATCTGCGCAAGGAACTGAAGGGTATCGAAGGCCTGCTCGCCTCGGAAGCAGAGCAGTGGAAGAAGGTCGGCGAGCAGGTCGGCAAGGTCCGCGATATGTTCGGACCCAAGACGCCGCTCGGCAAACGTCGCACCACCTTTGCCGACGCGCCCGAGCACGACCTCGCGGCGATCGAGGAGGCCTTTGTCGAGCGCGAGCCGGTCACCGTCGTCGTCTCCGACAAGGGCTGGATCCGCACCATGAAGGGGCATGTCGAGGATCTCTCGGGGCTTGCCTTCAAGCAGGATGATAAGCTCGGCTTCGCCTTCTTTGCCGAGACGACTTCGAAGCTTTTGCTGTTCGCCACCAACGGAAAATTCTACACGCTCGATGTCGCAAAACTGCCGGGCGGCCGTGGCCATGGCGAGCCGATCCGCCTGTTCATCGACATGGAGCAGGAGGCGGCCCCCGTCGCGCTATTCGTCAACAAGGGCGGCCGAAAATTCCTGGTCGCAAGCCACGAGGGCCAGGGTTTCCTGGTCAACGAGGACGATTGCGTCGGCACCACCAAGAAGGGCAAGCAGGTCCTCAACGTCGAGATGCCGAACGAGGCGCGCGCGATCACGGAAGTGCTCGGCGACACCATTGCCGTCATCGGCGATAATCGAAAGATGCTGATCTTCCCGCTCGACCAGGTGCCGGAGATGGCACGCGGCCGCGGCGTTCGCCTGCAGAAGTACAAGGACGGCGGCTTGTCCGACGTTGCCGTGTTCGACGCCAAGGCGGGACTCGCCTGGAAGGATTCCGCGGGCCGCGAGTTCAGCGCGACCATGAAGGAACTGGCCGAATGGCAGGGCACCCGCGCCGACGCCGGCCGCCTGCCGCCGAAAGGTTTTCCGAAGTCGAACAAGTTCGGGCGCGTGATCGAGTAG
- the recO gene encoding DNA repair protein RecO — translation MEWTDEGIVLGVRRHGESSAIVELLTREHGRHLGLVRGGAGSRMRPLLQPGNSVSAVWRARLDEHLGTYAIEGLRLRAATLLTSSHGVYGVTHLASVARLLPERDPHEDIFALLEHTLDDFDDIGGAAVHLIRFELAMLAELGFGLDLENCAATGETTDLIYVSPKSGGAVSRTAGDAWRDRLLRLPAFLRQGEDYSDGWSDADLQDGFQLTGHFLLRHVLEPRGQGHSDARAGFINALIRRQARAVIASS, via the coding sequence ATGGAATGGACCGACGAAGGCATCGTGCTGGGGGTGCGGCGGCATGGCGAGAGCAGCGCCATCGTCGAGCTACTGACGCGCGAGCATGGCCGGCATCTCGGGTTGGTGCGGGGCGGCGCCGGCTCGCGGATGCGGCCGTTGCTGCAGCCCGGCAACAGCGTCAGCGCGGTGTGGCGGGCGCGGCTCGACGAGCATCTCGGCACCTACGCGATCGAAGGCCTGCGGCTGCGCGCCGCGACCCTGCTGACGTCCTCGCACGGGGTATATGGCGTGACGCACCTTGCCTCGGTCGCGCGATTGTTGCCGGAGCGCGATCCGCACGAGGACATTTTTGCGCTGCTCGAACACACGCTCGACGATTTTGACGACATCGGCGGCGCGGCCGTGCATCTGATCCGCTTCGAACTCGCGATGCTGGCCGAACTCGGCTTCGGCCTGGACCTGGAGAATTGCGCGGCGACGGGCGAGACCACGGACCTGATCTATGTCTCGCCGAAATCCGGCGGCGCGGTGTCGCGCACCGCGGGCGACGCCTGGCGCGACCGACTGTTGCGGCTGCCGGCGTTCTTGCGCCAGGGCGAGGACTACAGCGATGGCTGGTCGGACGCGGATTTGCAGGATGGCTTTCAGCTCACGGGTCATTTCTTGCTCCGTCATGTGCTGGAGCCCCGCGGCCAGGGCCATTCCGATGCGCGGGCGGGCTTCATCAACGCGCTGATTCGGCGACAGGCGAGGGCAGTCATCGCCTCGTCATGA
- the era gene encoding GTPase Era has product MTVESSGDTPAATRCGFVALIGAPNVGKSTLVNALVGAKVTIVSRKVQTTRALIRGIVIENNAQIILVDTPGIFLPKRRLDRAMVSTAWSGAHDADLVCVLIDAKAGLDEEADAILNKVASVGHEKILVLNKVDLVQREKLLALALAANERIRFAKTFMISALSGDGVDDIRQALAEMVPAGPFLYPEDQMSDAPMRQLAAEITREKIYRKLHQELPYQSTVETEKWEERKDKSVRIEQTIYVERESQRKIVLGKSGATIKSIGADSRKELAEILGVPVHLFLFVKVRENWGDDPDRYREMGLEFPKE; this is encoded by the coding sequence ATGACGGTTGAGAGCAGCGGCGACACGCCCGCCGCGACGCGCTGCGGCTTCGTAGCGCTGATCGGCGCCCCCAATGTCGGCAAGTCCACGCTGGTCAACGCGCTGGTCGGCGCCAAGGTCACGATCGTGTCGCGCAAGGTGCAGACGACGCGCGCGCTGATCCGCGGCATCGTCATCGAGAACAATGCGCAGATCATCCTTGTCGATACGCCCGGCATCTTCTTGCCCAAGCGACGGCTCGACCGGGCCATGGTGTCGACCGCCTGGAGCGGGGCGCATGACGCCGATCTCGTCTGCGTGCTGATCGATGCCAAGGCCGGGCTCGACGAGGAGGCGGATGCGATCCTCAACAAGGTCGCGAGCGTCGGCCACGAGAAGATCCTTGTGCTGAACAAGGTCGACCTGGTCCAGCGCGAGAAGCTGCTGGCGCTGGCGCTGGCCGCGAACGAGCGTATTCGTTTCGCAAAAACCTTCATGATCTCGGCGCTGTCGGGCGACGGCGTCGACGACATCAGGCAGGCGCTGGCGGAGATGGTGCCGGCAGGTCCCTTCCTCTATCCCGAGGACCAGATGTCGGACGCGCCGATGCGGCAGCTCGCGGCCGAGATCACGCGCGAAAAGATCTATCGGAAGCTGCACCAGGAATTGCCCTACCAGTCCACGGTCGAGACCGAGAAATGGGAGGAGCGCAAGGACAAGTCCGTCCGCATCGAGCAGACGATCTATGTCGAGCGCGAGAGCCAGCGCAAGATCGTGCTCGGCAAGAGCGGCGCCACCATAAAGTCGATCGGCGCGGACTCGCGCAAGGAGCTCGCCGAGATCCTGGGCGTGCCGGTGCATTTGTTCCTGTTCGTCAAGGTGCGCGAGAACTGGGGCGACGATCCCGACCGCTACCGCGAGATGGGCCTCGAGTTTCCCAAGGAATGA
- the rnc gene encoding ribonuclease III, which produces MKDEAKDIANQPIAAEANPEGGDAPKAPAKKKRAKAAGKAKGATAAVEARIGHAFADPNLLIQAITHVSALKSGRKRGDSYQRLEFLGDHVLGLVVSDMLYVAFPNADEGELSKRLAELVRKESCADVGKSLGLLDDIKLGSVGASADARLRKSVLGDICEAVIGAIYLDGGHAAAAEFVKRNWTERMHKPRRPLRDPKTVLQEWAQGKGLPTPVYREVERTGPHHDPQFRVAVDLPGLASAEGIGGSKRAAEKVAASIMIEREGVGGGNDG; this is translated from the coding sequence ATGAAAGACGAAGCCAAGGATATCGCGAACCAACCGATCGCTGCCGAAGCGAACCCTGAAGGCGGGGACGCGCCCAAGGCGCCTGCTAAGAAGAAGCGGGCCAAGGCCGCCGGCAAGGCCAAGGGCGCAACCGCGGCGGTCGAGGCGCGCATTGGACATGCCTTCGCCGATCCGAACCTTTTGATCCAGGCTATCACGCATGTCTCGGCGCTCAAGTCCGGGCGCAAGCGCGGCGACAGCTATCAGCGGCTCGAATTCCTCGGCGACCACGTGCTCGGGCTCGTGGTATCAGACATGCTGTACGTCGCCTTCCCGAATGCGGACGAGGGCGAATTGTCGAAGCGGCTCGCCGAGCTCGTGCGCAAGGAGAGCTGCGCTGACGTCGGAAAGTCGCTCGGCCTGCTCGACGACATCAAGCTCGGTTCGGTCGGCGCGAGCGCCGATGCGCGCCTGCGTAAATCGGTGCTCGGCGACATCTGCGAAGCCGTGATCGGCGCCATCTATCTCGATGGCGGTCACGCGGCGGCGGCCGAATTCGTCAAGCGCAACTGGACGGAGCGCATGCACAAGCCGCGGCGGCCGCTGCGCGATCCCAAGACCGTGCTCCAGGAATGGGCGCAAGGGAAGGGCTTGCCGACGCCGGTCTATCGCGAGGTGGAGCGCACCGGGCCGCATCACGACCCACAGTTCCGCGTCGCCGTCGACCTGCCGGGGCTTGCCTCGGCGGAGGGCATCGGCGGCAGCAAGCGTGCGGCGGAGAAGGTCGCGGCCTCCATCATGATCGAACGCGAAGGCGTTGGCGGCGGCAATGACGGTTGA
- the lepB gene encoding signal peptidase I, with protein sequence MSVTSGTKSESGVGETIRVVIHALLIALVIRTFLFQPFNIPSGSMKATLLVGDYLFVSKYSYGYSHYSIPFSPPLFSGRIWGSDPNRGDIVVFRLPKDDTTDYIKRVIGLPGDRVQMREGLLYINDVAVQRERLSDFIGEDPCGSDAMARVKRWKETLPNGVSYETLDCVDNGFYDNTNVYTVPAGHFFMMGDNRDNSTDSRVQSAVGYVPSENLIGRAQMIFFSIAEGEHAWMFWRWPVAVRWARLFKIVR encoded by the coding sequence ATGAGCGTGACTTCGGGAACCAAATCTGAGAGCGGCGTCGGTGAAACCATCCGGGTCGTGATCCATGCTCTCCTGATCGCGCTGGTGATCCGCACCTTCCTGTTTCAGCCGTTCAACATTCCCTCCGGCTCGATGAAGGCGACGCTGCTCGTCGGCGACTATCTGTTCGTTTCGAAATATTCCTACGGCTACAGCCACTACTCGATCCCGTTCTCGCCGCCGCTGTTCTCGGGACGCATCTGGGGTTCGGATCCCAACCGCGGCGACATCGTGGTGTTCCGTCTGCCGAAGGACGACACCACCGACTACATCAAGCGCGTGATCGGTCTGCCTGGCGACCGCGTCCAGATGCGGGAGGGACTGCTCTACATCAACGACGTGGCGGTGCAGCGCGAGCGCCTCAGCGACTTCATTGGCGAAGACCCCTGTGGTTCGGACGCGATGGCGCGGGTGAAGCGCTGGAAGGAGACGCTGCCGAACGGCGTGTCCTATGAAACGCTCGATTGCGTCGACAACGGCTTCTACGACAACACCAACGTCTACACGGTGCCGGCCGGGCACTTCTTCATGATGGGCGACAACCGCGACAATTCCACCGATAGCCGAGTGCAGTCGGCGGTCGGCTACGTGCCGTCAGAAAATCTCATTGGCCGCGCTCAAATGATCTTCTTCTCTATCGCTGAAGGCGAACACGCCTGGATGTTCTGGCGTTGGCCGGTGGCGGTGCGCTGGGCGCGCCTGTTCAAAATTGTCCGATGA
- the acpS gene encoding holo-ACP synthase, with the protein MIIGIGSDLIDITRVAKVIERHGERFLDRIFTPAERAKAERRAKNEKMVVATYAKRFAAKEACSKALGTGIRRGVWWRDMGVVNLPGGRPTMQLTGGALTRLQALTPEGFEPRIDLSITDDWPLAQAFVIISAVPRTKS; encoded by the coding sequence ATGATCATCGGCATCGGCTCCGACCTGATCGACATCACGCGCGTCGCCAAGGTGATCGAGCGCCATGGCGAACGCTTCCTCGACCGTATCTTCACCCCGGCCGAACGCGCCAAGGCCGAGCGTCGGGCCAAGAACGAGAAGATGGTGGTGGCGACCTATGCCAAGCGCTTCGCGGCCAAGGAGGCCTGCTCCAAGGCGCTGGGCACTGGCATCCGACGCGGGGTCTGGTGGCGGGACATGGGCGTGGTCAATCTGCCGGGGGGACGACCGACCATGCAATTGACCGGCGGGGCGCTGACCCGGCTCCAGGCGCTGACCCCGGAGGGTTTTGAGCCGCGGATAGACCTTTCCATCACTGATGACTGGCCGCTGGCGCAGGCCTTCGTCATCATTTCTGCCGTCCCGCGGACGAAGTCCTGA
- a CDS encoding pyridoxine 5'-phosphate synthase yields MPATPLRLGVNVDHVATLRNARGGRNPDPVRAALIAIEAGADGITAHLREDRRHIRDEDMARLKAEISKPLNFEMAATDDMLRISLATKPHAVCLVPERRQEVTTEGGLDVVGQHNALAPFIARLNDGGIRVSLFIAADPAQIEMAARLRAPVIEIHTGAWCDAVVDGRTEKAEAEWQRIVAGAKLAKAAGLEVHAGHGLDYATAEKIAGLPEIMELNIGYYMIGEALFVGLAETVRSMRAAMDRGRSRA; encoded by the coding sequence ATGCCCGCAACTCCGCTCCGCCTCGGCGTCAATGTCGATCATGTCGCGACCCTGCGTAACGCGCGGGGAGGGCGCAATCCCGATCCGGTGCGTGCGGCGCTGATCGCGATCGAGGCCGGCGCCGACGGCATCACCGCGCATTTGCGCGAAGACCGGCGGCATATCCGCGACGAGGACATGGCGCGGCTGAAGGCCGAGATTTCCAAGCCGCTGAATTTCGAGATGGCGGCGACCGACGACATGCTGCGGATCTCGCTTGCGACCAAGCCGCATGCGGTGTGCCTGGTGCCCGAGCGCCGGCAGGAGGTCACGACCGAGGGCGGCCTCGACGTAGTCGGCCAGCACAACGCGCTTGCACCCTTCATCGCGCGGCTGAACGACGGCGGCATCCGGGTGTCGCTGTTCATCGCCGCCGACCCCGCGCAGATCGAGATGGCTGCGCGGCTGCGCGCGCCGGTCATCGAGATCCACACCGGCGCCTGGTGCGACGCCGTCGTCGACGGACGCACTGAGAAGGCCGAAGCCGAGTGGCAGCGCATCGTGGCGGGAGCAAAGCTGGCGAAAGCCGCAGGCCTGGAGGTCCACGCCGGACACGGGCTGGATTACGCGACGGCGGAGAAGATCGCTGGCCTGCCCGAGATCATGGAGCTCAACATCGGCTACTACATGATCGGCGAGGCGCTGTTCGTCGGGCTCGCCGAGACCGTCCGCAGCATGCGCGCGGCGATGGATCGCGGCCGGAGCCGGGCATGA